The stretch of DNA AAGTTCCACCACAACAGAACGCATTGGCTGAAGCAGATCTTTTAGGACGACCAGTCGCCATTGTCAGGCTGGGTGGACGCACACCCGATAGCCACAATCCGCTGGATCCGACCTTCTTTGGATTCTGCCCGCCAGTGCAACCTTCTCCCGCAACGGCAACACCTGAAAACGGTCAACCGGCCAATCCCACTCCGATCCAAAATGAAATGCCACAGGCGCGTACTCGCCCAAGTGGTGTTCGAGCCTCGGCTTCAATTCAGCAAACGGGTGGTCGCTAATCCCAGAGCTGCTTTCGGTCTCATCCTCAGTTCGAGTTTTTACCCATTCTGGGTTCATGATTGAGAGTGTCCTTATGACTCGGAAACTCCTCACAAGTGCGACTCGCCCACTATCGTGCGGGCTCCCTGCGATTCTCATCGATCACCTGAAGAGCCATCGTCTGTTGCCACGTCGTCTGATTCTGGGTGGCCTGATACTGGCAGCTGCGGGTTCGACAGGTTGTACCACTCAGCGGGCTGTCACAGCCATGCGGCAGATTTCTGAGCCTCCTGCCTATCTGATCATTGTGAATGATGAAATCACGGTTCGCGGACAATCGCCCGAGGATTCCGGCAACATGGCAGGTCGGGTCAAGCTAGGTTCGAAATCAGCGAATGGCCGACAGGTTCAAACCGTCAGTCATACTCCGGCTATCGAAGCACTTCCCGTGGGGATGAAGATCGAAGTTTGTCCTCCCGATCGACGAGTTGTCGCCGGTTGTCCTGATCCCAAAATCTGCCCGCCACCGTTTGCACCTGGCTTTACCATGGCCGAGTGCTACCTGATGGAATGCAAAAAACGTTATCCCGACGAATACATTTGTGATGGTGGAGATCGCGGCTTGCCGGTGCATTACGATTCTGTGGGTATTCAAGGTCTCGAAACTGAAGACACTGTGGCTGAATTCGTCGATCACACAGGCAAAGAGCGAGTCAAGCCCTCAAGCCGCGTATGTGTGTATGCACCTCGATTTGCCGCCGTTCGTTCTGTCAGCGTCCCTGCCGTCGGTGAAGCGGTGAGCGAGCTGGCGAATGTTGCCGGCTCGACAGGCGATCGCAGCATGCGAGCTCAGACCAAGATCGATCAATCGGCTCAGCAGACCCCGACCGGTGGCTTGAGAATGCGTTCTCGCTCCAGCGGTTTGGAATCAACCTCTGGCCAGGGAGATTTTGCTTCGATTACCCGGCTCGCCGCTCATGAAAAGCTGGTCAATCTTTTCCAGGACATTGGCTTTCTGCGAACAGGTCTGATGGAAGTGGATGACGTGGCTGCTATTCAGCAGGGGATGCAGGCTTCGATGGCCTGGAGCCGCGAGCAGTCGCCGATCATTGCTGCCAAACTCGATGTGCCGATTGAAGGCCGCAGTGATGTGCATGCTGCTGTGATCACCTTGATCGATGATGCCAAAAACAACGAACCCGGTGAACTTCGTGTGGTCAAGCTGGCCGACAAGCAGGACGCTGTCAGTGGTGATGTGATTGAATTCGTCATTCGCTTCGACAACCTTGGCCCTAATGCGGTCTCGGGAGTGCGGCTGATTGATAACCTCACGCCACGATTGTCCTACATTCCTGACAGTGCCACCTGCACTCTGCCAGGCCAACTGGTGGTCACACCCAATGGCGTGGGGAGTGAGATCCTGATCTGGGAACTCGAAAACTCCCTCGAAGCTCGCAAAGGTGGCGTCATCACCTTCAAGGCCCGTGTCCGATAAACCCGTTTCCAACCTTCTCCCGTCGGAACGGGATAAGGAGAAAAACCTTCGCCCGCGTCTTGGTGGGAGAGGGTGGCACGAAGTGCCGGGTGACGCTCTTCCTAATCGATGTGGAGCGGTGACGAGGCTTCCGCAGGGGCGCCGATGGTCAGCCATTGGCCAGAAATGACAAGCATCTCGCGATGAAGCCGGTTGTTGATAGAACGCCAAATACGTTCGAGCTCGCCCTCATCCCAGCCTTCTCCCGTCAGAACGGGAGAAGGTGAAAAAGACTTTGAAGTCGTCTGATGCCGTGCCACACACCGCAATGAATTGCGATAAATCTGGACGACCTCTTCGCCAGTAGCCCTGCCCCTACTTCTCCAGAACCTGACCTGCCTCGATAAACTTGCGGAAGTCGAACGTCCCCTGGCCGGCGTCATAGGCAGCTTCCAGCTTCGAACGATCCACCACGTATGCACCGCGGAACTCAGGCTCGTACAAGTCGTTGAGTGGTGCTCCAATCCGGACGGCATTGCCATTTGCCGTATCGTAAGTCGCCCGGAAGAACTTGCAGGTCAAAAATACCACAAAAGTATTGCTGCGAGTCGTAGCATTCTGCGACATTTTGGCAATCAGACGTTCCCGGGTCATCGGATCAAGTGCACCATTGCTATGGTCCGTATCTGAACCGACTTCGAAGAGTAACCGGGTATTCTGATCCAATGGATCGACACTGCGAATCAACGAAGGCAGTGCAGGATTCCCGGCTCCCACTGTCGGAGTGGCACTGAAGCTGCGGAATGGGCGACTTCCCGGCAGGCCTGGCAAAGAGAGTTCTTGCCCTGGGCTATTGCCATACCAGGGGTCGAGTTCCGAGTAGTCCCTGTTGAACAGGAAGTCGTCCCACCAGTTGAGGCCATCGATCGTACTGAGTGGTGGTGCAGACACATTGGTGGTGAGATCGACATTCACCACGCGTTCATCATCTAGCCATGCTGCCAGCACTTCGGGATGCCGGATCGTATTAGGATTCAGCTTGCCTGGTACTCGATTGATGGAGTTCATGGCCGTCTCATTGCTGAGATTTTTATTGACCCTCGAGGGGACTTCCAGAAGTTCGAGAACACGGTGCCAGCGGTTGTGGTTATTCCCCGCTGGAGGCGTGGTACTCACGGGAGACTGATACAACGGCGCCAGGAACTTCGCTCCCGCCGTTCGCGAGTACTCGATGAAATCGATCGCTCCATCGTTGTTTGAATCGTATTGCTCTTCGAGGTTCTGCTGACCGGCGGCATAGCTCTTTCGTGTATCGACCAGTCGTAACGTCAAATGCTTCGGACCAAACAACGGGATCAAAAACAGCTCGCCCATGTTTGCCAGATCGCGGTCAAAATGCCTTTGCAGTGCTGTCCATGTCACCAGCGCTCCCGGGTTGGCTGCTCCAATCGAGTTGACATAAGGATCGAGTGGCGCTGTTTCGGTACCATCGGGCGGAGTTGGTGGTGTGCCATCGGGATGTTGAGTCAGGCTGGCAGCAGTTGCGTCGAGTGGCTGGTTTCGCTCAAAGGATCGCAGCTTATTGAGTTCCGTATCAATATTCGGATAAGCCGTCGATGGCTGAAGCTCGAACTCTCGCAATCCAGTCACTCGCAATCGATCCACTTCCACCCATTCGTTGTCAGTCGCTGCCGTCGCATCAGCGGGACGGGTTCGCCCCAGATACTGTCGGCGATACAAAATCACATCCAGTGGGTCGTTGGCATTGGTAATCATGCTGTCTTCGAGAAGCCGGATACCAGCGGTCACAGCTCCGTATTCATTGGCATCTCCTGCCATGAGCCGGTGCGTGGTGCCATTCGTTGATTCCCGCCTGACAACATCCAGATCAAGCACACCGTTCCGAGGTGCAATCCAGGTTCGATTGATCGTGAAATCTGGTGTCCCGCTTGTCCATTCAAAATCGACCTTCATCACACTCTGCATATCGGTCGGCTGTGCAGAAGCGCCCACGTCAAAGCTCGTTCCGCCAATCGTATACCGGCCATTCGGAGCAATCGTCCCCAGTTGCATTGTGAGTGCTCTGGCTTTGGAAAGATCGGGTAAAGTCATCGCAATTCGAGGCTGGACGACGATCTGGTAGTCACCATTAGTAAAGTCAATGTTATCCGGACCGGAATTTGCAAGTTCGATATACATCAGATATTGATCAGTCGTATCATCCCACTGCGTGGCCTGATGATCGACTGGCACCATTGAGGCATCTTCAACTTGATTGGCTTTAATGGCCAGCACTTCGTTAATCGCCAGACGCTGCCGCTCAATCCCATAAACCTGAGCAAAGGTGGAACTGCCAGAAACTGTCGCAGAGGTGGGGAGGTTGGCATCGTCCACGTTCCAGCCATCAGAAAGGTCGATGTCGTAGACAAAGCGGGTAATCACTTCATCGCGATCCATGGCATCAACATAGTTGACGGCAAACTGTGCCATCTCCCGGAGTTGATCCGGCGAATAAAGGGCAGAGGCCGGCTGAGTGGCAGCATTGAGATTGTCGACCGCTCCACCAAAGAGATAGAGCAGGACATAGATGTCGCGAGCCAGTCGCTGTCGATCCAGCCTCGCCTGACGCTCTTGAGTGCTTGTAGCGATATTGGCGCCGGCATTCACTTCATGTTGCACCAGTGGGCGGACTGTCGGGCTGGCTGCTGTGCCATCAATCACACTGTTGAGAGGAATGCGGCGGTGGATGCGTGCTGTGTTGTTGTCATTTTCGATGATTTCCAGCCACTTCCGCACTGGGCCGCGCAAGGGATCTGCCGCTGAATAAAGGGCGACAGTTCCGAACTGGGGAGGAAATACATATCGCCCGCCACTGGCTGTATATTCCCAGGAACGGTTGATGCTGCGTGGCCACGAGAACTGCTTACGATCCGAGCTCACTGTCGTCAGCTTGGTGCGAATATCATCGGCACGAATGCTGTTGCTGGTATTCAGATTGAAGGGAGCCAGATCAGTCAATCGGGTGGAGACATTAAATTCCGTGGCCTTGGCCTGGCGCATCTGCAGAACAGCGCTATCAAAGGCATCGAACAGGCTGTCGTTCAAATCGGGGGTGTCGCGGTAATAGGCGGTTTCGTAGGGATCATCACCTAACGTAAAGACACCCGCCAGGCGCGGTGCATTCGTGGTATTCCATTTCACGAAGGAATTCGTGTCCTGCCCGACCATCCGGCTGAAGCGGAACTGGTTATTGAAGAGATCCAGATTTTTCACATTCGTTGACAAGACATAGGATCCAACTCCCATGAAATCGAGCGGCCATGCGAATGTCGAATTCAGCACGTTCGCAGCGACCGGATAAGGCCATGATGTTGGATAACCTGTGCCGCCACTGGCAGAATCATTGTTATCGTCGCTGTTCGTCAGACCTGCGCGAGGGAGTACAGTTCCAGTACCAGTGGCAACGCTCTGCAAGAGCGATAGCTCTCCATGGCGACCTGGATAGATCGTTTCAATCACCGAAGGGGCACTGAATTTAACCCGGCCCAGCAGGATCATCGCCAATTCCATATTGGAAGCTTCCTTCCAGGTATTGACGATCGATGTGATGGGTGGATTCGTGGTTGGCCCAGGGTAACCCGCAGGCTGTGCCGTGAACATCTGAGTGTAAGGTGACCAGTCCACACCACCTGCGACATCCGCAGTTCCGGGTCGGGAGTTGAAGACCCACGACGGGTTCACTTCGGCCGGCCCTAACCCTTGATTGGATCGCGAAAAGAATTCGAGCGAAGATGCAGCACCCAGAATACCTGCAGGAACTGCTCCCGTGGCACCATTGGGATTCGACCCCAGTGCCGGCACACCCAAAGCCTGATTCAAAGCCAGATTTCCATGGGCATTCAGGTTGATCAGACTGTCCAGATCATAGATCGTGGCGGAAAAGAGTGGCACGAAGGGGTTCCCATTGGCATCTTCCTGAACCGGATAATCGAGGTCGAGCCAGATCCCTTCCGGAATCCCATCCTG from Planctopirus ephydatiae encodes:
- a CDS encoding DUF11 domain-containing protein, translating into MTRKLLTSATRPLSCGLPAILIDHLKSHRLLPRRLILGGLILAAAGSTGCTTQRAVTAMRQISEPPAYLIIVNDEITVRGQSPEDSGNMAGRVKLGSKSANGRQVQTVSHTPAIEALPVGMKIEVCPPDRRVVAGCPDPKICPPPFAPGFTMAECYLMECKKRYPDEYICDGGDRGLPVHYDSVGIQGLETEDTVAEFVDHTGKERVKPSSRVCVYAPRFAAVRSVSVPAVGEAVSELANVAGSTGDRSMRAQTKIDQSAQQTPTGGLRMRSRSSGLESTSGQGDFASITRLAAHEKLVNLFQDIGFLRTGLMEVDDVAAIQQGMQASMAWSREQSPIIAAKLDVPIEGRSDVHAAVITLIDDAKNNEPGELRVVKLADKQDAVSGDVIEFVIRFDNLGPNAVSGVRLIDNLTPRLSYIPDSATCTLPGQLVVTPNGVGSEILIWELENSLEARKGGVITFKARVR